The sequence below is a genomic window from Burkholderia contaminans.
CGGCCGCGATCAGCGTTCGCCACGCAAACGCCCAGCCGACGCGCAGGCCCGACAGGATCGACGGCAGTGCGGCCGGCACGAGGATCAGCGCGATCTGGCGCAGGCCCGTGAGGCCGTAGTTGCGCCCCGCCATCTTCAGCGTGGCCGGCACGCCCGCAAAGCCTGTATACATGCTGAGCGCGAGCGGCCACAGCACCGCGTGCACGAGCACGAACAGCAGGCTGCCGGTGCCGAGCCCGAACCACAGCAGCGCGATCGGCAGCAACGCGATCGACGGCAGCGGATTGAACATCGACGTCAGCATCGCCAGCAGGTCGCGGCCGATGCGCGTCGATACCGCGAGCGACGTCAGCGCAAATGCGAAGAACACGCCCAGCGCGTAGCCGCGCAGCAGCACCGACAGCGAGATGCCCGTCTTCACCAGCAGTTCGCCCGATTCGATGCCCTGCACGAACGCGGCCAGCGTCGCGCCGAAGGTCGGCACGAGCAGATCGTTCGCGACGATGCGCGCGACGATCTCCCATCCGGCAATCAGCACGAGTGCGATGACGCTGCGCCGAAACCATCCCGTACCGGCGACGCGACGCCACAGCGGAGCCGGCACGGCACGTTCGGCATCGGGCACTGCGTCGAGCGTGCGTTCGTATTCGGCGCGCACGGGCGGTAGCGGCGGGAGGGCCGGATCGATCGTGCTCATGATGCGGCTTCCTCCGTCGTCGGGGCGCTGGTCGTGTCGGTATCGAACAGCAGGCGATGTATTCGCGCGACGTTGTCGCGGAAGTCGCCGGTGTCGACGTCGTCGAGCGAATGCTCGTGGCTGTTGAGTTCCGCACGCACGCGGCCCGGATGGGGC
It includes:
- a CDS encoding ABC transporter permease: MSTIDPALPPLPPVRAEYERTLDAVPDAERAVPAPLWRRVAGTGWFRRSVIALVLIAGWEIVARIVANDLLVPTFGATLAAFVQGIESGELLVKTGISLSVLLRGYALGVFFAFALTSLAVSTRIGRDLLAMLTSMFNPLPSIALLPIALLWFGLGTGSLLFVLVHAVLWPLALSMYTGFAGVPATLKMAGRNYGLTGLRQIALILVPAALPSILSGLRVGWAFAWRTLIAAELVFGASAGQGGLGWYIFQNRNELYTDRVFAGLAAVIVIGLLVENLVFDTLERVTVRRWGIQH